The Heyndrickxia vini genome contains a region encoding:
- a CDS encoding 6-hydroxymethylpterin diphosphokinase MptE-like protein, translating into MLNVNKQIINNMNKELLVTLESQQEMEGLLKVKAKNGLPTLSIARKDKQLFIHSSYNPEKEGLAISEGLEISDGAPIIFLGLGLGYHLPFIIEKFRPKYYYFIELLPSILNCSLENIELKKPIYNRLVNIFLTNLEKNIDEIITTILGESNVPPKLVILPSYQRIFPKEINQFLTTYQRLVTNKYDQVASDYTFQKLWGLNSMNNFPIILETPNLFLNFDRKLFKGKPAIIVGAGPSLAKEIDNLKRIQVEKSAYIFAVGSAINALIEYGIRPHATIAYDPKKENRRVFEKIKQKNIRDIPLIFGSTIGSDSLIDYPGEKIHFINSQDYLNPFLLSSDEDKDIKVINDGPTVTVVALDILSQLECNPIILVGQNLSFEKNARYAKGIQYKPGSAGVSVGPTKIYHVESVTGEKLLSSKEFILAKNSIENYLEENPKLNVINCTKNGASIKYTSFYPLESLLKDFNIGIVNESILKEEKNNYKKSDSIKKITELYIESESFPKALQSISDILNKMDRYRKCKSIQDLHITFNELDRAIHKVIDLTYYKVLVGPMNRLYYENAVKKIQFVNRNKNSILKANEIINVFEHLVNQWWTTHNELSLSLSKISYI; encoded by the coding sequence ATGTTAAACGTTAATAAACAAATAATAAATAATATGAATAAAGAGCTCCTTGTAACTTTAGAAAGTCAACAAGAAATGGAAGGATTACTAAAAGTAAAAGCAAAAAATGGCCTACCTACACTGTCAATTGCCAGAAAGGATAAGCAGTTATTTATACATAGTTCCTATAATCCAGAAAAAGAAGGATTAGCAATAAGTGAAGGATTGGAAATATCTGATGGAGCACCTATTATTTTTTTGGGGCTTGGTTTAGGTTATCATCTTCCTTTTATTATTGAAAAATTTAGACCGAAATATTATTACTTTATTGAACTACTTCCTTCGATTTTAAATTGTTCATTAGAGAATATTGAATTAAAAAAACCAATATATAATCGACTCGTTAATATATTTCTAACCAATTTAGAAAAAAATATTGATGAAATTATTACAACCATTTTGGGTGAATCCAATGTTCCACCTAAGTTGGTTATCTTACCTAGTTATCAAAGAATTTTTCCAAAAGAAATAAATCAATTCCTAACAACTTACCAACGTTTGGTTACTAATAAATATGATCAAGTGGCTTCAGACTATACCTTTCAAAAACTATGGGGATTAAATAGTATGAACAATTTCCCAATTATTTTAGAAACACCAAATCTATTTTTAAATTTTGATAGAAAATTATTTAAGGGTAAACCAGCAATAATTGTTGGGGCGGGACCTTCATTAGCTAAGGAAATTGATAATTTAAAAAGAATTCAAGTAGAGAAATCAGCTTATATTTTTGCAGTGGGATCGGCAATAAATGCATTAATTGAATATGGTATTCGCCCGCACGCAACAATTGCATATGATCCCAAAAAGGAAAATCGAAGAGTGTTTGAGAAAATTAAACAAAAAAATATAAGAGATATTCCACTTATATTTGGTTCTACTATAGGGTCTGACAGTTTAATTGACTATCCAGGAGAAAAAATTCATTTTATTAACAGTCAAGATTATCTTAATCCTTTTTTACTTTCTTCTGACGAGGATAAGGATATTAAAGTAATTAATGATGGTCCGACGGTTACAGTTGTGGCATTGGATATACTCAGTCAACTTGAATGCAATCCAATTATACTAGTAGGGCAAAATTTGTCATTTGAAAAAAATGCCCGATATGCAAAAGGTATACAATATAAGCCAGGTTCTGCTGGAGTGAGTGTTGGTCCAACTAAAATATATCATGTTGAATCTGTTACTGGAGAAAAACTACTTTCAAGTAAGGAATTTATTTTAGCAAAAAATAGTATAGAAAATTATCTTGAAGAGAATCCAAAATTAAATGTTATTAATTGTACTAAAAATGGAGCTTCTATAAAATATACATCATTTTATCCATTGGAATCATTACTAAAGGATTTCAATATAGGTATTGTTAATGAGAGCATTCTTAAAGAAGAAAAAAATAATTATAAAAAGAGTGATTCAATCAAAAAAATAACAGAATTGTATATAGAAAGCGAAAGTTTCCCTAAAGCTCTTCAATCTATTTCAGACATTTTAAATAAAATGGACCGTTATAGAAAATGTAAAAGTATACAAGATTTACATATAACTTTTAATGAATTGGATCGAGCAATACATAAAGTTATTGACTTAACTTATTATAAGGTTTTGGTTGGACCAATGAATAGACTCTACTATGAGAATGCTGTTAAAAAAATCCAATTCGTAAATAGAAACAAAAACTCTATTTTAAAGGCAAATGAAATAATTAATGTATTTGAACATTTAGTTAATCAATGGTGGACTACACATAATGAGCTATCATTATCATTAAGTAAAATTAGTTATATTTAG